In Subdoligranulum variabile, the genomic stretch CGCCGGGAGCCCACAGGTCCTTGCCGTCCACCAGCACCCGGCCCGACGTGGGACGGTTGATGCCGTTGAAATGGCTGATGAGGGTGGACTTGCCGCTGCCGGTAGAGCCGATGATGCCCACGAAGTCCCCTTCCTCCACCGAGAAGGATACGTCGTCCAGCGCGGTGGTGGCATCCGGCATGCCGGGGTTGTATACATATTTCAGATGTTCAACACGAATGATCTCTGACACAGTTGATTCCTTTCCCGCGGAATACCGCCCGGTTCTGCACCGGTGCCGTTTCCGCCCTGTAGGGGATGATGGTTTTTCAGTCCTTGAGCAGTTGGAACAGTTCCTCGGCGCAGCGGTCGGGGGTGATGACGTTCTCCGGCATGGGGATGCCGGCCTTGACCAGTTCATCCCGCAGTTCCGCGGCCTGGGGCACATCCAGATGATAGCTGTGCAGCCGCTCGGTCTGGCTGAAGACCTGCTCGGGGGTGCCCTCCATGACGATGCGGCCCCGGCTCATGACCAGTACCCGGTCGGCCTGGGCGGCCTCCTCCATATAGTGGGTGATGGAGACGATGGTGATGCCGGCCTCCCGCAGCTGGCGGATGGTCCGCATGACCTGGGCGCGGCCATGGGGATCCAGCATGGCGGTGGCCTCGTCCAGCACCAGGCAGTCGGGGCGCATGGCAATGACCCCCGCAATGGCCACCCGCTGTTTCTGACCTCCCGACAGTTTGTAGGGCGCAGCATCCCGTTTTTCGTAGATGCCCGCCAGCTTCATGGCTTCGTCGATGCGGGTGCGGATCTCGGCCGGCGGTACGCCCAGATTTTCCGGCGCAAAGGCCACGTCCTCCTCCACGATGGTGGCGACGATCTGGTTGTCGGGGTTCTGGAACACCATGCCCACCTTCTGGCGGATGTCATAGAGGTGTTCCTCGTTGCGGGTGTCCATGTCCTCCACCAGCACGGTGCCGGTCTCGGGCAGAAGAATGGCGTTCAGGTGCTTGGCCAGCGTGCTCTTGCCGCAGCCGTTGGCCCCCAGCACCGCCACAAATTCCCCGCGGTGCAGGTCCATGCTGACCCCGTCCACCGCGTAGCGCGGCTGGTCGGGATCATAGCGGAATTTTACCTCCTGTACGCGGAGCATGGGTGTTTCGGTAGGCATAATCACTTCTCCCAAATGGCGGTGGCACCGCAGGGCACCACGCCGCCGGTGGCCGAGACCGGCAGACCGATCTCGTCGCAGTGGGTATGACCGCCCTGCACGGGGCAGAGGGTCGTTTTGACGATGTATTCCATCACCGCCGGGCTGAGGCCCTCGGTGTAGGAGTTGATGGCGAAGAACAGCGGATCGTCGCTGAGGACCTGCTCGGTGAGGGCGATGAGGTCGTAGACATTGTCCTCCAGCTTCCAGATCTCACCGCCGGGCCCCCGCCCGTAGCTGGGCGGGTCCATGATGACGCCGTCATACTTGTTGCCGCGGCGGATCTCCCGCTGGACAAATTTGGCGCAGTCATCCACGATCCAGCGGCAGGGCCGGTCGGCCAGATGGCTGGCCGCGGCGTTTTCCCGCGCCCAGGCCACCATACCTTTGCTGGCGTCCACATGGGTCACGCTGGCCCCTGCGGCCAGGCAGGCCAGGGTTGCGCCGCCGGTGTAGCCGAAGAGGTTGAGCACCTTGATGGGACGGCCCGCTTGCCGTATTTTTTCCTGATACCAGGCCCAGTTGACGGCCTGTTCCGGGAATACGCCGGTATGCTTGAAGCCGGTGGGACTGACGATAAGCGTCAGGTCCTGCCAGTGGATCTGCCATTTCTGGGGCAGCTTTTTGTGATAGTTCCACTGGCCGCCGCCCTTGGCGGAGCGGTAGTAGATGGCGTCGGCCTTGGCCCACAGCGGGCTGGTCTCGGCATTTTTCCAGATGACCTGCGGGTCGGGGCGGATCAGCAGCGTGCTGCCCCAGCGCTCCAGCCGGTTGTGGTTGGTGGCGTCCAGCAGTTCATAATCCCGCCAGGTATCGGCAGGGCGCATAGGCGATTCTCCTTCCTTACTTGTCGAGGATGCGCTGGCGGATCATATCCGCGATGCGGTCGGCGCTGGTCTGGATGGCGGCATGGTCTTCGCCCTCCACCATGACCCGGATCTTGGGCTCGGTGCCGGAAACGCGCACCAGCACACGGCCCATGCCCATCAGGCTCTGCTGCTGGCTCTCGATGAAGCCGGCAATATATTCATCCTCTTTGTAGGCCTGTTTCTGTTCCTTGTTGGCCGTCAGGTTGATGAGCACCTGGGGGAACTTGGTGTACACCCCGTTGAGGTCGCTCATCTTGGTGGCCGGGTTTTCCGCCTTCTTGCGGGCCAGCACTTTCAGCAGCTTGCCGGCGGTCAGCTCGCCGTCACCGGTGGTGGAATGA encodes the following:
- a CDS encoding energy-coupling factor transporter ATPase, giving the protein MPTETPMLRVQEVKFRYDPDQPRYAVDGVSMDLHRGEFVAVLGANGCGKSTLAKHLNAILLPETGTVLVEDMDTRNEEHLYDIRQKVGMVFQNPDNQIVATIVEEDVAFAPENLGVPPAEIRTRIDEAMKLAGIYEKRDAAPYKLSGGQKQRVAIAGVIAMRPDCLVLDEATAMLDPHGRAQVMRTIRQLREAGITIVSITHYMEEAAQADRVLVMSRGRIVMEGTPEQVFSQTERLHSYHLDVPQAAELRDELVKAGIPMPENVITPDRCAEELFQLLKD
- a CDS encoding class I SAM-dependent methyltransferase, whose translation is MRPADTWRDYELLDATNHNRLERWGSTLLIRPDPQVIWKNAETSPLWAKADAIYYRSAKGGGQWNYHKKLPQKWQIHWQDLTLIVSPTGFKHTGVFPEQAVNWAWYQEKIRQAGRPIKVLNLFGYTGGATLACLAAGASVTHVDASKGMVAWARENAAASHLADRPCRWIVDDCAKFVQREIRRGNKYDGVIMDPPSYGRGPGGEIWKLEDNVYDLIALTEQVLSDDPLFFAINSYTEGLSPAVMEYIVKTTLCPVQGGHTHCDEIGLPVSATGGVVPCGATAIWEK